From the genome of Flavobacterium sediminis:
AACATTTGTTATCTGCTCATTCAACACATTTACCTTCCCGTCAATTTCGTCGACCTGTCTTTGCGTCGCCGCCTTTTCCGCAAACATATCGTGTATCCGTTTCTGCTCGATCAATGTGGTCTTAAGTTGTTCCTGTAAAACTTTTTCTTGTGTAGAGACTACTGCTGTTTTTGAGGCAACGGTATTCTGTGTTGCTTTGAGTTGTTCTTTGGCAAAATATAACTGAAGCGTATCTATCAGTCCTACTTGCTCGTTTGCTTTTAAAACATCACCCTCATCTAATTTTAAAGATTCTATTTTTCCGTTTGCTTCTGCCGAAACGGTTACTTCTGTTGCTTCAAAGTTTCCGTAAGCATCAGCTTCATCAGCACCATTCCCGCAAGCTAAAAGACTAAAAACCGGCAGTAAAAACAGTATTTTTCTCATTGATTTCATGTTTAGTTTCCTTTAATTACATTATAATTTGCTTTTGTTAAAGCTAATTGTACTTCGTGTATTTTTTTAGTGTTCTTAGCATCAAAAAGATTAGTTACCTCGACTAAATAATCGGCAGTTGTAATAACACCATGCTTCATTTGCGCTTCGGATGCCTGAGCTATTTCAGTTCTCAAGTCAATTATTTCTTCATCACTTTGCAATAACGCTTCTGCTTTTTGTATCTCTTTTTCTGTTTCCTGCAACTGACTTTTTTGATTCAGTTCAAAAGTTTCTTGTTCTGTTGAGACAATATTTTTAGCAATATCCAATACTTTCTTATCGGTTTTGGTTTTGTTCCAATCGAATACATTCCAATTCAATTTCAGACCGGTCATATAAAAAGTTTCGAAGGAATTTTTAAGCATATTCAAACCCGGATTACCATAACCTAACTGTGCAAAAGCAGAAATCTTAGGAAATCTTGATTTAGTGATTACTTTTTTAGTAAAATCTAATTGTTCGGACTGTAAATTGAATAACGTAATTTCCGGACGAATACCTTCGACACTTTGTGTTGACTCTGTCGGAATTTCAAATTGTGAATCCGTAGAAATTGAAATTCCTGTAAGCAACTTCAGGGTTTCGATATTCTTTTGTTTATCGGCATTGAGTTCTATTATCTGTTGGTTTATTTTCAATACCTCAGCTTGTAAAACCTGTTCTGATGACG
Proteins encoded in this window:
- a CDS encoding TolC family protein — its product is MKRYLLLLVPFFTLAQEKVSLRNCYDEVEKNYPVASQYELLAEKGELETSSINKAKLPKLDVNAQATYQSDVTKMPISLPGVTVDPLNKDQYKATLDAYQLLYNGGFVKANANLKQAQTKVAQQQVAVTLYQLKAKVNQLYFTVLLLQERVLLLQAKKEWLQKRIEEVKVGVKHGALLPSSEQVLQAEVLKINQQIIELNADKQKNIETLKLLTGISISTDSQFEIPTESTQSVEGIRPEITLFNLQSEQLDFTKKVITKSRFPKISAFAQLGYGNPGLNMLKNSFETFYMTGLKLNWNVFDWNKTKTDKKVLDIAKNIVSTEQETFELNQKSQLQETEKEIQKAEALLQSDEEIIDLRTEIAQASEAQMKHGVITTADYLVEVTNLFDAKNTKKIHEVQLALTKANYNVIKGN